The Cyanobium sp. ATX 6F1 genome includes a region encoding these proteins:
- the ispD gene encoding 2-C-methyl-D-erythritol 4-phosphate cytidylyltransferase — MHLLIAAAGSGRRMGAERNKLLLSVAGRPVLAWTLEAALACAAIRWIGLVGQPVDRPDVEALVAAAAPDRPVVWIDGGDSRQDSVRRGLAALPPEAEHVLIHDGARCLVEPELLERCAAAVRQGQAVIAATPVSDTIKRVDGAGTILDTPDRSQLWAAQTPQGFAVERLRSAHERALQEGWSVTDDAALFERLGWPVQVLAAEPSNIKVTTPFDLRIAGAVLSLRPTPAG, encoded by the coding sequence GTGCATTTACTGATCGCCGCCGCCGGCAGCGGCCGCCGCATGGGCGCCGAGCGCAACAAGTTGCTGCTGAGCGTGGCCGGCCGGCCGGTGCTCGCCTGGACCCTGGAGGCGGCGCTGGCCTGCGCCGCCATCCGCTGGATCGGACTGGTGGGTCAACCCGTGGATCGCCCGGATGTGGAGGCCCTGGTGGCCGCGGCCGCCCCGGATCGGCCGGTGGTCTGGATCGACGGTGGGGACAGCCGCCAGGACTCCGTGCGCCGCGGATTGGCGGCCCTGCCGCCGGAGGCTGAGCATGTGCTGATCCACGACGGCGCCCGTTGCCTGGTGGAGCCCGAGCTGCTGGAGCGTTGTGCGGCCGCTGTGCGCCAGGGGCAGGCGGTGATCGCCGCCACCCCTGTGAGCGACACGATCAAGCGGGTGGATGGCGCCGGCACCATCCTCGACACCCCGGATCGCAGCCAGCTCTGGGCCGCCCAGACCCCCCAGGGTTTTGCGGTGGAGCGGCTGCGCTCGGCCCACGAGCGGGCCCTGCAGGAGGGCTGGAGCGTCACCGATGACGCCGCCCTGTTCGAACGACTGGGCTGGCCGGTGCAGGTGCTGGCGGCGGAGCCCTCCAACATCAAGGTCACCACCCCCTTCGACCTGCGCATCGCAGGCGCGGTGCTCTCCCTTCGGCCTACTCCAGCAGGCTGA
- a CDS encoding lipopolysaccharide heptosyltransferase family protein, which yields MRVLFLIPGSSASQLQAFPAVAAVADQLQAQVQVVCPTASAAIWALLPQVTRVLAFGADGDGSFGSGNGPGAGNSLADWSNLLGSVRDPDFQACINLATGRQVNLMLSMTHIPTRIAQDGFGLTERVSPQEGWPNQAMESYLRPLGVSLDAETFRLSLPRPALEQAVAALPPGDGPALLLAPAGGAGDWPEANWRLLPEQVRLQVPGLRVLHTLSDDSPVDRAAQLAAADVVLGSDPTSIELALLSGTPLVALGRRSDTLPARQGVQGIGSSAGLDDLGVAEVLQALGLG from the coding sequence ATGCGCGTTCTCTTTTTGATCCCGGGATCCAGCGCGTCGCAACTCCAGGCGTTCCCTGCCGTCGCCGCCGTCGCTGATCAGCTCCAGGCCCAGGTGCAGGTGGTCTGCCCCACGGCCTCGGCGGCGATCTGGGCGCTGCTCCCCCAGGTGACGCGGGTGCTGGCCTTCGGCGCTGACGGGGACGGGAGCTTCGGCAGCGGCAACGGCCCTGGCGCCGGCAACAGCCTTGCGGACTGGAGCAACCTGCTGGGCTCCGTGCGGGACCCCGACTTCCAGGCCTGCATCAACCTCGCCACGGGGCGCCAGGTGAACCTGATGCTCTCGATGACCCACATCCCCACCCGCATCGCCCAGGACGGCTTCGGCCTCACCGAACGGGTGAGCCCCCAGGAGGGGTGGCCCAACCAGGCCATGGAGTCCTACCTGCGCCCCCTGGGGGTGAGCCTGGACGCCGAAACCTTCCGCCTCTCCCTGCCCAGGCCCGCCCTGGAGCAGGCGGTCGCCGCGCTTCCCCCGGGCGATGGCCCTGCCCTGCTGCTGGCCCCGGCCGGGGGAGCCGGCGACTGGCCCGAGGCCAACTGGCGGCTCTTACCGGAGCAGGTGCGCCTCCAGGTGCCCGGCCTGCGGGTGCTCCACACCCTCAGCGACGACAGCCCCGTGGACCGGGCGGCCCAGCTGGCCGCGGCCGATGTGGTGCTGGGGAGCGATCCGACGAGCATCGAGCTGGCCCTGCTCAGCGGCACCCCGTTGGTGGCCCTGGGTCGCCGCAGCGACACACTCCCGGCGCGCCAGGGAGTACAAGGAATTGGTTCATCGGCAGGCCTTGATGACCTCGGTGTTGCCGAGGTCCTGCAAGCCCTCGGGCTGGGTTGA
- a CDS encoding potassium channel family protein: MIQRFRSRVRPRSHERNQHPWRTPLLALALLINASAAGYRFTEGWDWGDCYWMVVVTLSTMGWSDGTTAAMHTGGRVVTTLSLVGGLVVVQFAIQRLLGLSQSGYFRRLRDNSFRRSLQRMNDHVILCGYGRIGREIAEKLCSEGIPVLVVELEPERKAAAEARGLPVLQADATLDETLRDAGIHHCRSLVAALTSNAANLYVVLSARGIAPNCRLIARSDSDQAERKLRLAGADQVVSPYVAGGRAMAATALRPLAVDFMELLAGSDCEVEEFQLSSRPELMKGISGRSLAEMQFGRHSGALVLAIRSPEPEDAEPSSLQGSTYSRGGSTLIANPGGDVRLAPGQLLVVLGSKEQLERFEALLGPALEGSDPMAS, translated from the coding sequence ATGATCCAACGCTTCCGGAGCAGAGTTCGGCCCCGGTCACACGAGCGGAACCAACACCCGTGGCGCACGCCACTGCTGGCACTGGCGCTGCTGATCAATGCCTCGGCGGCGGGCTACCGGTTCACCGAAGGCTGGGACTGGGGGGACTGCTACTGGATGGTGGTGGTCACCTTGAGCACCATGGGCTGGAGCGACGGCACCACCGCCGCGATGCACACGGGCGGGAGGGTGGTCACCACCCTCTCCCTGGTGGGGGGCCTGGTGGTGGTCCAGTTCGCGATCCAGCGCCTGCTGGGGCTCTCCCAATCCGGTTACTTCCGTCGCCTGCGGGACAACAGTTTTCGCCGCTCATTGCAACGCATGAACGACCACGTGATCCTCTGCGGCTATGGCCGCATCGGCCGGGAAATCGCTGAAAAGCTCTGCTCCGAAGGCATCCCTGTGCTGGTGGTTGAGCTGGAGCCGGAGCGCAAGGCGGCGGCGGAGGCGCGGGGACTGCCCGTGCTCCAGGCCGATGCCACGCTCGATGAAACCCTGCGCGACGCCGGCATCCACCACTGTCGCAGCCTGGTGGCGGCCCTCACCAGCAACGCCGCCAACCTCTACGTGGTGCTCAGCGCCCGCGGCATCGCCCCCAACTGCCGGCTGATCGCCCGCTCCGACAGTGACCAGGCCGAGCGCAAACTGCGCCTGGCGGGGGCCGACCAGGTGGTGAGTCCCTACGTGGCCGGCGGCAGGGCCATGGCCGCCACCGCCCTGCGGCCCCTGGCGGTGGATTTCATGGAACTGCTCGCGGGCTCCGATTGCGAAGTGGAGGAGTTCCAGCTCAGCAGCCGCCCGGAACTGATGAAGGGCATCAGCGGCCGCAGCCTGGCGGAGATGCAGTTCGGACGTCACAGCGGCGCCCTGGTGCTGGCGATCCGCTCACCGGAACCCGAGGACGCCGAACCCTCCAGCCTGCAGGGCAGCACCTACTCCAGGGGTGGCAGCACCTTGATCGCCAACCCCGGCGGCGATGTGCGCCTGGCGCCTGGGCAGTTGCTGGTGGTGCTGGGCAGCAAGGAGCAGCTGGAACGGTTCGAGGCCCTGCTGGGCCCCGCCCTGGAGGGCAGCGACCCGATGGCCAGCTGA
- the fabG gene encoding 3-oxoacyl-[acyl-carrier-protein] reductase, translated as MSVPATPPLAGQTAVVTGASRGIGRAIALELARAGAKVLVNYASSAEAAETVVAQINAEGGEAWSYGADVADEEQVEAMIKAVLERHGAIDVLVNNAGITRDGLLMRMKTADWRSVIDLNLTGVFLCTRAVSRSMLKARHGRIINITSVVGLMGNPGQANYSAAKAGVIGLTRSTAAEFASRGVTVNAVAPGFIATDMTKDLQAEPIIAAIPLARLGQPEEVASAVRFLAADPAGAYMTGQVLQVDGGLVMR; from the coding sequence ATGTCCGTGCCCGCCACCCCCCCCCTGGCCGGACAGACCGCCGTGGTGACCGGCGCCAGCCGCGGCATCGGCCGGGCGATCGCCCTGGAACTGGCCCGCGCCGGGGCCAAGGTGTTGGTGAACTACGCCAGCTCCGCCGAGGCCGCCGAAACGGTGGTGGCCCAGATCAACGCCGAAGGTGGCGAGGCCTGGTCCTACGGCGCCGACGTGGCCGACGAGGAGCAGGTGGAGGCCATGATCAAGGCGGTGCTCGAGCGCCATGGAGCCATTGACGTGCTGGTCAACAACGCCGGCATCACCCGTGATGGCCTGCTGATGCGCATGAAGACCGCCGACTGGCGCAGCGTCATCGACCTCAACCTCACCGGCGTGTTCCTCTGCACCCGAGCGGTGAGCCGCTCGATGCTCAAAGCGCGTCACGGGCGCATCATCAACATCACCTCGGTGGTGGGGCTGATGGGCAACCCCGGCCAGGCGAACTACAGCGCCGCCAAGGCGGGAGTGATTGGCCTGACCCGCAGCACGGCGGCCGAATTCGCCAGCCGGGGCGTCACCGTGAATGCCGTGGCTCCAGGCTTCATCGCCACCGACATGACCAAGGATCTGCAGGCGGAGCCGATCATCGCCGCCATCCCCCTGGCCCGACTCGGCCAGCCCGAGGAAGTGGCCAGTGCCGTGCGCTTTCTTGCCGCCGATCCCGCCGGCGCCTACATGACCGGCCAGGTGCTGCAGGTGGATGGCGGCCTGGTGATGCGCTGA
- the groL gene encoding chaperonin GroEL (60 kDa chaperone family; promotes refolding of misfolded polypeptides especially under stressful conditions; forms two stacked rings of heptamers to form a barrel-shaped 14mer; ends can be capped by GroES; misfolded proteins enter the barrel where they are refolded when GroES binds) — protein sequence MAKLINFSDDSRSSLERGVNALADAVRVTIGPRGRNVVLERKFGAPDIVNDGVTIAKEIELEDPFENVGAKLIQQVASKTKDKAGDGTTTATVLAQALVQEGLRNVAAGASPVGLRRGIERATAQVVEGIKQLARPVSGDAIRQVATVSSGGDEEVGRMIAEAMEKVSVDGVITVEESNSLATELEITEGMAFDRGYSSPYFVTDGERQVAEFDNALLLVTDRKVSALADLVPLLEKVSRSGSALVILAEEVEGEALATLVVNKNRGVLQVAAVRAPSFGERRKAALQDIAILTGATLISEDQAMTLEKASLEDLGRVRRITISKDTTTIVANDSRHGAVLDRVAAIRRELEATDSDYDKEKLNERIAKLAGGVAVIKVGAPTETELKHRKLRIEDALNATRAAVEEGIVAGGGTVLTQLARDLDALVSQLSGDERTGVEIVQRALSAPLRQIAANAGENGAVVVAEVARLNLGFNALSGRYEDLLAAGIIDAAKVVRLALQDAASIAALLITTEAVIVDKPEPQGQAAPDGGMGGMGGMGGMGGMGGMGMPGMM from the coding sequence ATGGCCAAGCTGATCAACTTCTCCGATGACTCCCGCAGCTCCCTGGAGCGGGGCGTCAACGCCCTCGCCGATGCGGTGCGCGTCACCATCGGCCCCCGCGGCCGCAATGTGGTGCTCGAGAGGAAGTTCGGCGCCCCCGACATCGTCAATGACGGCGTCACGATCGCCAAGGAGATCGAACTCGAGGATCCCTTCGAGAACGTGGGCGCCAAGCTGATCCAGCAGGTGGCCTCCAAAACCAAGGACAAGGCCGGCGACGGCACCACCACTGCCACGGTTCTGGCCCAGGCCCTGGTGCAGGAGGGCCTGCGCAACGTGGCCGCCGGAGCCAGCCCGGTGGGGCTGCGGCGGGGCATTGAACGGGCCACGGCCCAGGTGGTGGAAGGGATCAAGCAGCTGGCCCGGCCCGTGAGCGGCGATGCCATCCGCCAGGTGGCCACCGTCAGCTCCGGCGGCGATGAGGAGGTGGGCCGCATGATCGCCGAGGCGATGGAGAAGGTGAGCGTCGACGGGGTGATCACCGTTGAGGAATCCAACTCCCTGGCCACCGAACTGGAGATCACCGAAGGCATGGCCTTCGATCGGGGCTACTCCTCCCCCTACTTCGTCACCGATGGCGAGCGCCAGGTGGCGGAGTTCGACAACGCCCTGCTGCTGGTCACCGACCGCAAGGTCAGTGCCCTGGCGGATCTGGTGCCGCTGCTGGAGAAAGTCTCCCGCAGCGGCTCAGCGCTGGTGATCCTGGCTGAGGAGGTGGAGGGTGAAGCCCTCGCCACCCTGGTGGTCAACAAGAACCGTGGCGTGCTGCAGGTGGCCGCCGTCCGCGCCCCCTCCTTCGGCGAGCGGCGCAAGGCGGCCCTTCAGGACATCGCCATCCTCACCGGTGCCACCTTGATCAGCGAAGACCAGGCGATGACCCTGGAGAAGGCCAGCCTTGAGGATCTGGGCCGGGTGCGCCGGATCACGATCAGCAAGGACACCACCACGATCGTGGCGAACGACAGCCGCCATGGGGCGGTGCTGGATCGGGTGGCGGCGATCCGCCGGGAACTGGAGGCCACCGACTCCGACTACGACAAGGAGAAGCTCAACGAGCGGATCGCCAAACTCGCCGGCGGTGTGGCCGTGATCAAGGTGGGCGCTCCGACTGAAACCGAGCTCAAGCACCGCAAGCTGCGCATCGAAGACGCCCTCAATGCCACCCGGGCGGCGGTGGAGGAGGGCATCGTCGCCGGCGGCGGCACGGTGCTGACCCAGTTGGCGCGGGACCTGGACGCTCTGGTGTCCCAGCTCTCCGGCGACGAGCGCACCGGTGTGGAGATCGTGCAACGGGCCCTGAGCGCCCCCCTGCGCCAGATCGCCGCCAACGCCGGAGAGAACGGCGCCGTGGTGGTGGCCGAGGTGGCCAGGCTGAACCTGGGCTTCAACGCCCTCAGCGGCCGCTACGAAGACCTTCTGGCCGCCGGCATCATCGATGCGGCCAAGGTGGTGCGCCTGGCCCTGCAGGATGCGGCCTCGATCGCCGCGCTGCTGATCACCACCGAGGCCGTGATCGTTGACAAGCCCGAGCCCCAGGGTCAGGCCGCACCCGATGGCGGCATGGGTGGAATGGGTGGGATGGGCGGCATGGGTGGCATGGGTGGCATGGGCATGCCCGGGATGATGTGA
- a CDS encoding N-acetylmannosamine-6-phosphate 2-epimerase, whose product MPPEPSSSLERAALKGGLIVSVQAPEGSPLRDPDVIAAMAEASLANGAIGVRLESPEHIGAVRRRCPGALIVGLWKRSFEGSPIYITPGWEEIRAVWAAGADVVALDATERHRPEGQQLGALIERAREELGAPLMGDIDSLASGLRAAELGCRWVGTTLYGYTEATSGLKPPGWGLLAPLRQGLPGDVALICEGGISDADQAVRALAEGADAVVVGTAITGVDLQVAAYVRALG is encoded by the coding sequence GTGCCTCCTGAGCCTTCATCGAGCCTGGAGCGAGCGGCGCTGAAGGGCGGACTGATCGTGTCGGTGCAGGCGCCGGAGGGCTCGCCCCTGCGCGATCCGGACGTGATCGCGGCCATGGCCGAGGCCAGCCTGGCGAACGGCGCGATCGGCGTGCGCCTGGAGAGCCCCGAGCACATCGGTGCCGTGCGCCGTCGCTGCCCCGGAGCCTTGATCGTCGGGCTCTGGAAGCGCAGCTTTGAAGGCAGCCCGATCTACATCACTCCTGGCTGGGAGGAGATCCGCGCTGTCTGGGCGGCCGGCGCCGACGTGGTGGCGCTCGATGCCACCGAGCGCCACCGCCCCGAGGGCCAGCAACTGGGGGCCTTGATCGAGCGGGCCCGCGAGGAACTGGGGGCCCCCCTGATGGGCGACATCGACAGCCTCGCCAGTGGTCTGAGGGCGGCGGAGCTGGGCTGCCGTTGGGTGGGCACCACCCTCTACGGCTACACCGAGGCCACCTCTGGTCTGAAGCCACCCGGCTGGGGCCTTCTGGCGCCACTGCGCCAGGGACTCCCAGGTGATGTGGCTCTGATCTGCGAAGGCGGCATCTCCGACGCAGATCAGGCCGTTCGGGCCCTGGCAGAGGGGGCGGATGCGGTGGTGGTGGGAACCGCGATCACCGGGGTGGATCTGCAGGTGGCGGCCTACGTGAGGGCCCTGGGCTGA
- a CDS encoding ABC transporter permease — MTSAPSLLAPSPSPAAGRSALADLSQETLALTKRLFLQLARRPSTLVAGVLQPLIWLVLFGALFANAPAGLLPDGMSYGRFLGAGVIVFTAFSAALNAGLPLMFDREFGFLNRLLVAPLRSRFSIVLASVLYITSLSLAQSVAIMGTAALLGYGWPGGAGLVLVLVTLLLLVFAVTALSLGLAFALPGHIELIAVIFVANLPLLFASTALAPISFMPPWLGWLAALNPLTFAIEPIRAAYAGAFALSDVVLVAPYGSLTASHCLLVLAVLALSLFLLIRPLLDRKLT; from the coding sequence ATGACCAGCGCTCCCTCGCTTCTGGCCCCCTCCCCCAGCCCCGCGGCGGGCCGTTCGGCCCTGGCGGACCTGAGCCAAGAGACCCTGGCGCTCACCAAGCGCCTGTTTCTGCAACTGGCGCGGCGCCCCAGCACCCTGGTGGCCGGGGTGCTTCAGCCTTTGATCTGGCTGGTGCTGTTCGGGGCCCTGTTCGCCAACGCGCCGGCGGGCCTGCTGCCGGACGGCATGAGCTATGGCCGCTTTCTTGGGGCCGGAGTGATCGTGTTCACCGCTTTCAGCGCCGCCCTCAACGCCGGTCTGCCGCTGATGTTTGATCGGGAATTCGGCTTCCTGAACCGGCTGCTGGTGGCGCCCCTGCGCTCCCGCTTTTCAATCGTGCTGGCCTCGGTGCTCTACATCACCAGCCTGAGCCTGGCGCAGAGCGTGGCAATCATGGGCACCGCCGCCCTGCTGGGCTACGGCTGGCCGGGTGGTGCCGGCCTGGTGCTGGTGCTGGTCACCCTGCTGCTGCTGGTGTTCGCCGTCACCGCCTTGAGCCTGGGGCTGGCCTTCGCCCTGCCGGGCCACATCGAGCTGATCGCCGTGATCTTCGTGGCCAACCTGCCGCTGCTGTTCGCAAGCACCGCGCTGGCACCAATTTCCTTCATGCCCCCCTGGTTGGGCTGGCTTGCGGCCCTTAATCCCCTTACCTTCGCGATTGAGCCCATTCGTGCGGCCTACGCGGGGGCCTTCGCGCTCTCCGATGTGGTGCTCGTCGCGCCCTATGGCTCCCTGACCGCCTCCCATTGCCTGCTGGTGCTCGCCGTTCTGGCGCTGTCCCTGTTTCTGCTGATCCGTCCCCTGCTGGATCGCAAGCTCACCTGA
- a CDS encoding ATP-binding cassette domain-containing protein translates to MIELHNLSKRYGSVEALRGLSLKVPQGTLFGLLGPNGAGKTTALRIIATLLAPDAGTVRVGGLDALVEPRAVRELLGYVAQDVAIDKILTGRELLELQGDLYHMVSAERDRRIAELVGLLAMEGWIDRRCGSYSGGMRRRLDLACGLLHRPALLVLDEPTVGLDIESRSAIWQVLRQLRDQGTTVLLSSHYLEEIDALADRLAIIEGGQVIAEGAPAELKAALGGDRVTLRVREFSDEQEALKLQALVRGCQGVRQVVVNRAQGFSLNLVVEHDGVVEALRRQLLEAHWPVFALAQSRPSLDDVYLQATGRTLMDAELAVAGSRDPKAERKQAMR, encoded by the coding sequence TTGATCGAGCTGCACAACCTCAGCAAGCGCTACGGATCGGTGGAGGCCCTGCGGGGGCTGTCGCTGAAGGTGCCCCAGGGCACCCTCTTCGGGCTCCTGGGTCCCAATGGCGCCGGCAAAACCACCGCCTTGCGCATCATCGCCACCCTGCTGGCTCCTGACGCCGGCACGGTGCGGGTGGGGGGCCTTGATGCCCTGGTCGAACCCCGCGCCGTGCGCGAGCTGCTGGGTTATGTGGCCCAAGACGTGGCGATCGACAAAATTCTGACCGGACGGGAGCTTCTGGAGCTTCAAGGTGACCTCTACCACATGGTTTCAGCGGAGCGGGACCGGCGCATCGCTGAGCTGGTGGGGCTGCTGGCCATGGAGGGTTGGATCGACCGCCGCTGCGGCAGCTACTCCGGCGGGATGCGCCGCCGGCTCGATCTGGCCTGCGGTCTGCTGCACCGCCCGGCCTTACTGGTGCTGGATGAACCCACCGTCGGCCTCGACATCGAGAGCCGCTCGGCGATCTGGCAGGTGCTGCGCCAACTGCGGGACCAGGGCACCACGGTGCTGCTCAGCAGCCACTACCTCGAGGAGATCGATGCCCTGGCGGACCGGCTGGCGATCATCGAGGGGGGGCAGGTGATCGCCGAAGGGGCCCCTGCGGAACTCAAGGCCGCCCTTGGCGGCGACCGGGTGACGCTGCGGGTGCGGGAATTCAGTGATGAGCAGGAGGCCCTGAAGCTGCAGGCCCTGGTGCGGGGCTGCCAGGGGGTGCGCCAGGTGGTGGTGAACCGGGCCCAGGGCTTCTCCCTCAACTTGGTGGTGGAGCACGACGGGGTGGTCGAAGCGCTCAGGCGCCAACTGCTGGAGGCCCACTGGCCCGTGTTCGCCTTGGCCCAGAGCCGCCCCAGCCTCGATGACGTCTACCTGCAGGCCACCGGCCGCACGCTCATGGATGCGGAGCTGGCGGTCGCCGGCAGCCGCGATCCCAAGGCGGAGCGCAAGCAGGCCATGCGCTGA
- a CDS encoding heme o synthase has translation MVSAAPPALVPPGPLPPSLEQPAPARTRRPLPPWLEIVKPRLIPLLLATTLGGMALSDGWPLPAGRLACTLAGGALAAASAGVLNCLWEEGLDGRMQRTSGRALPSGRLSSRYAFALAVTLALAATGLLLAGVNGLAAGLSLLGLCSYVLLYTVLLKPRTPQNIVIGGVAGAIPPLVGSAAATGALGWGGWWLFSLVMLWTPAHFWALALLLREDYRSVGIPMLPVVAGPVLTVRAIGHYARATALFSLAGIVALPAGGLLYGLLVLPFNARLLQLVADLQRDPDDPKRARRLFAWSILYLFGICLLLLLSRLPAAELFGRQGSELLLGALPFLH, from the coding sequence GTGGTTAGCGCCGCCCCTCCGGCTCTGGTTCCCCCGGGCCCGCTGCCCCCCAGCCTGGAGCAGCCTGCGCCCGCGCGGACCCGACGGCCCCTGCCCCCCTGGCTGGAGATCGTCAAGCCGCGGCTGATCCCCCTGCTGCTGGCCACCACCTTGGGGGGGATGGCCCTCTCCGATGGCTGGCCCCTGCCCGCGGGACGACTGGCCTGCACCCTGGCGGGTGGGGCCCTGGCCGCGGCCTCGGCGGGGGTGCTCAATTGCCTCTGGGAGGAAGGTCTTGATGGGCGTATGCAGCGCACCAGCGGCCGGGCCCTGCCCTCCGGCCGGCTCTCGTCTCGCTATGCCTTCGCCCTGGCGGTGACCCTGGCCCTGGCGGCGACGGGTCTGCTGCTGGCGGGGGTCAATGGCCTGGCCGCCGGCCTGTCGCTGCTGGGGCTCTGCAGTTACGTGCTGCTCTACACGGTGCTGCTCAAGCCGCGCACCCCCCAGAACATCGTCATCGGCGGGGTGGCCGGCGCGATTCCCCCCCTGGTGGGCTCGGCGGCGGCCACGGGAGCGCTGGGGTGGGGGGGCTGGTGGCTGTTCAGCCTGGTGATGCTCTGGACCCCCGCCCATTTCTGGGCCCTGGCCCTGCTGCTCCGGGAGGACTACCGCTCCGTGGGTATTCCGATGCTGCCGGTGGTGGCCGGGCCGGTGCTCACCGTTCGGGCGATCGGCCACTACGCCCGCGCCACGGCGCTGTTCAGCCTGGCCGGAATCGTCGCCCTGCCGGCCGGGGGCCTGCTCTACGGGCTGCTGGTGCTGCCCTTCAATGCCCGGCTGCTGCAGCTGGTGGCTGATTTGCAGCGGGATCCCGATGATCCCAAGCGGGCCCGCAGGCTGTTCGCCTGGTCGATTCTCTACCTGTTCGGCATTTGCCTGCTGCTGCTGCTCTCCCGCCTGCCAGCGGCGGAGCTGTTCGGCCGCCAGGGGTCCGAACTCCTGCTGGGGGCGCTGCCCTTCTTACATTGA
- a CDS encoding COX15/CtaA family protein, whose protein sequence is MARLTLLTAHLVVALVALVAIGGATRVMEAGLACPDWPLCYGSLFPGSRLSLQVFLEWFHRLDAFLVGVALLVLFGFSLWRRRELPAALPWGAGLALALVAFQGGLGALTVLQLLPAGIVTAHLGTALVLVALVSGLHQILEASAQGLRPQGAGAPRWWPALAVVATTCVLAQCLLGGAMASQWAAGRCLAAGESCGWLLAHRQGAPLAATAVLVLAGATALAPPWPGRPRGLALLAAVLVALQIALGVWSLRLTLAVPAVTVLHQLTAALLVAVLAALSVRGGFLPMPLADDSATAGLEVSRG, encoded by the coding sequence ATGGCGCGTTTGACCCTGCTCACGGCCCACCTGGTGGTGGCGCTGGTGGCGCTGGTGGCGATCGGAGGAGCCACCCGTGTCATGGAGGCGGGGCTCGCCTGCCCCGATTGGCCCCTTTGTTACGGCAGCCTTTTCCCCGGCAGCCGCCTCTCGCTGCAAGTCTTTCTGGAATGGTTCCACCGCCTCGATGCCTTCCTGGTGGGTGTGGCGCTGCTGGTGTTGTTCGGCTTCAGCCTCTGGCGCCGCAGGGAGCTGCCGGCCGCGCTTCCCTGGGGCGCTGGTCTGGCCCTGGCTCTGGTGGCCTTCCAGGGGGGGCTGGGCGCCCTCACGGTGCTCCAGTTGTTGCCCGCCGGGATCGTCACCGCCCACCTCGGCACTGCCCTGGTGCTGGTGGCCCTGGTGAGCGGCCTGCATCAGATCCTTGAGGCATCAGCCCAGGGCCTCAGGCCCCAGGGCGCGGGAGCGCCCCGCTGGTGGCCTGCCCTGGCGGTCGTCGCCACCACCTGTGTTCTGGCCCAGTGCCTGCTTGGGGGCGCCATGGCCAGCCAGTGGGCCGCCGGCCGCTGCCTGGCTGCCGGCGAGTCCTGCGGCTGGCTGCTGGCCCATCGCCAGGGGGCACCCCTGGCGGCAACGGCCGTGCTCGTTCTGGCCGGCGCCACGGCCCTGGCTCCCCCCTGGCCCGGCCGGCCCCGGGGGCTGGCTTTGCTAGCCGCTGTGCTTGTCGCGCTTCAGATCGCCCTGGGTGTCTGGAGCCTGCGGCTGACCCTGGCCGTGCCCGCGGTCACCGTGCTCCATCAGCTCACGGCAGCCCTGCTGGTGGCGGTGCTGGCGGCCCTCAGCGTTCGCGGCGGGTTCCTTCCGATGCCCCTGGCGGACGATTCGGCCACCGCAGGCCTGGAGGTGTCCCGTGGTTAG
- a CDS encoding AbrB family transcriptional regulator, which yields MLEGKALLEKARSLSNRPEEQIARACGYVGPSGRVLKKSFHRALVEARGYRVPAAEAGPTKGRQAEFRTRVHGNGNLLIGNAYTRRLGLQPGQEFRIEIHRETGSITLVPLEESSAPADQEGSIG from the coding sequence ATGCTGGAAGGGAAGGCTCTGCTGGAGAAGGCCCGCTCCCTGAGCAACCGCCCCGAGGAGCAGATCGCCCGGGCCTGTGGCTACGTGGGACCCAGTGGACGGGTGCTCAAGAAGAGTTTCCATCGCGCCCTGGTGGAAGCCAGGGGCTACCGCGTGCCCGCCGCCGAGGCCGGGCCCACCAAGGGACGCCAGGCGGAGTTCCGCACGCGGGTGCACGGCAACGGCAATCTGCTGATCGGCAATGCCTACACCCGCCGCCTGGGCCTGCAACCCGGCCAGGAGTTCCGCATCGAGATCCACCGCGAAACCGGCTCGATCACTCTGGTGCCGCTGGAGGAATCCAGCGCTCCGGCTGATCAGGAGGGTTCGATCGGCTGA